GCCGGTGCCATTAGCTGCTAGCAAGGCCACGCAGACTCAAGTTGAATAACTGTGCAGGGTATttactccacacacaccagaacagTGTCAAACAAAAGAGCCTATTCACGACGATCCACAAATCATTTCCAGCATTAAATACCTGCGTTTCGACCGAAAGAGTGGGACTGAGTGTGCCGCAATcaaatttgtattttattgcaGACGACTCGAAATCTACTAGTCACTAAACTTCTGAATGCTTTTGTTGTAAAGCTTTTATTACACTGCGGATGATGTATTATGGGTGTAAACGTGTTAAAATTCATACCGTTATCTTAGCTGTCTGTGTACTGCAGGGTTATTCAAGGTAACTCGGTGAACCACACTCACCCTCAAAATGAACTGATGAGAAGATTCaagcaagaaaagaaatcagtgtTACTTAACAACACACCAACTGGATAATTTAAGTAAATAGATCCAAACGAAATGATAAAACTGGAAGCAGTTAATGGGATAAAGCTAAATCACAGTTCATAAGATGAATTCAGAGTTCTGCCTCCGTTTTATTGTTGGTGGAAAAACTAGTTTTAGTCCTGCTTCACTGACTTGACGTGCATTCAGTTGCTTTATTGTTTACAACAGCAGCTTTTGTGTGCTATTGTTGCCCAGTTTTAAAGCTCGGCTGTGTTCTCTTTTCAGATTGATGTCAGCGTCTGCAGAGCTGGATTACTCCCGTCAGAAGAGAAAAATCTGTTAGTGTCGTCTGGCTCTGAAAGTGGAGAGAATCGGACCTCTGGTGTATCATGATCATTGTGCCCGCTGTGCCCAGTTGAAGCAGGATCCCCGGCACACAGTATTCACGCTATCTGTGGGAGTCAGAGAGACGTCGGCGTGCTAGGTCACTTCAGCTGTCAGCTTCTGTCACCTGTCCCAGCGGAAGATGTACGGTAGCGCCCGCTCCGTCGGCAGGGGGGATGCCAATCACAGCGCGGGGAGGGATGCAGGCGGGACCGGCAGCCAGGGGTCCGGCCGTTCCCCCCGCCTCCCTCGCTCGCCCCGGATGGGACACCGTCGCACCAACAGCACCGGAGGCAGCGGAGGAGGACCCGGAGGTGCGGGAGGCAAGACCCTCTCCATGGAGAACATCCAGTCCCTCAACGCTGCGTACGCCACCTCGGGGCCGATGTACCTGAGCGATAACGAAGTCGCCATGGCGGGAGACCACCTTCCAAAGAGTGGCGGGACAGTGACGACGATGGGGAGGCAGAGGGTGACGTACGGTTCCAGAGGTAGCAGCAGTGGAGTCGTAGCCGCCAGCACTCCCAATATCTCCACCTCAGTGCCTGCTAATGCTGTGCTGCCAGCAGGCATGATGGCAGGCGACGCTCTGGCGTTTGGAGACCACCACATGGCCTCCACGGTGCCCCACTCTTTAAGGCAGGCCAGAGACAACACCATCCTTGACCTGCAGGCTCAACTGAAAGAGGTATTTGGCAAATTGTAGACTTGTTGAAGAAGCCTTTGAAGGTTCGGCCGACTGaatatttatgcctgtttttccGGTTTCTCCAGGTTTTGCGCGAGAACGAGATGTTGCGGCGAGAGGTGGAGGTCAAGGAGAGCAAGCTCAGCTCTTCCATGAACTCCATCAAAACCTTCTGGAGTCCCGAGCTGAAAAAGGAGCGAGCGCTCAGGAAGGACGAGGTTTCCAAAATCACGGTTTGGAAGGAGCAATACCGTGTTATTCAGGACGAAGCGCAGGTGAGCATTTCCCAGGTTTTCTTCAGAGTGTGTCGACTTACTTTCCTGCAGATGCTGAATGTACTTGAGCAGAGAAATGCGCTTCACCGACTCAAAGTGTCAGCTTTAGTCTGAATGTGGTTCTCGTTCTATTCTCTCTGCATAGGTTAGGAGCAGTTTTTGAACATCTAGTTAATCCTCTTATATGCAGCTGTATGCTCATGCTTAGCAGATGAAAGAGCGTGTAAGTCTAATGGCTGTATTAGCATCTCTGTATGTTTGAGAGCGGCCTGGATGTGGAGAatagggaggggggaaaaaatgcagaGAAAGCTAATTTAGAAGCCGGTAGACGTGCAGTCGTACAACctcagagaaatgaaaagaaagataaGCACTTAGTCACAGGTTGTAGTAATAAAGAAGTGACTTTTTAAGCAAAATCCATGTTAatattgaaggaaaaaaaatgacactatAAATTACAGGCCttgactgatggagctgatgtcTTTGAAAGGTTTTAACTGAGATTTTATCAAATTTCTTATTCTGTCTCgtgacattttctgttttagtCTCGGAACCTTGCACCTTTTTGTTAAATCAGGCATATAACATAGCATTTCATCATCAAgtgtatttatttctattaatCCAATGAGTTATCCTGATGGTACAGCTGCAATGGTTTTTAATTTCTCTAGCTTTGTGTCAATGTTGTGCTAATTGCTCCTACTTAATATTTCCTGACATACAATAATGCAAGTTGCCACCTTTTCATCGTTAATCAAGTATGTATTTAACAAATGTAACAGGCTAAATAGGAACGAGGTCTTGCACTGTGTAGAACTTGAGAGAATTGGGTTTCATTAATGAGGAGAAATCGTCTTTGTTTCAGTGCGATTCTTAATGGATGGGCAGACCTGTataatttactgttttcactCCTGCTGAGTCACAGAATCACACTCTGGACTAATTCCCAGTAATGCCTGACTAGAGCGGGGCTAATCAGCGGGTGCTTTAATTTAAAGATGTCTGCTTTCATAcatctgcctcctcctcctccttcgctGGCACACATGCTGTGCAaagcatggacacacacacacacacacacacacacacacacacacacacacacacacacacagcctctgaGGCATTTGGATGATTATAGCTTTAGAGAAACTGCATTGCCCTGACTGTATGGAGGTTCATCTGCATGTATGTTTCAGCTGGTTTAGGCTGCAGCACTTCGAGTTGCTGTAGCGAATGTGTAGTATTATGTATGATGTTGATGCCtgccccatttttttttaatatagagACATCAAAAGTTTTGTCATGACTTGTTTTAACTTCTGTACATTTGAACCTGTGCTGAGGACAAAGTCTTGATTCATGGAGCTCGGCGTCATCCCGAATTGTGACTCGGCATATGGTTCAGTGTAGTCAGTGCATCATATCTCCTCTGTTTAGTGCTTTCTCAGCTCAGACACCTGACTGTTGTCTCTCCTCGGGCAGAGAGAGTGAGAACATGGGGGTTGAGGAAGGCggaagagtgtgtttgtgtgtgtgtgtgtgtgtgtgtttgtgcggaTCGGCGCAGTCACAGCAGTGAGTCAGCCTTAGTCACGGGGTGGAGAAGGGTGATGGAAAGGGACTGTTAGTGAGAGGAGAGGTGAGAGTGTAAGAGGGAGGAGATGAGGCGAGAGCAGGCAAGGTAGCTGAACAGTGTGTtcgaggaggagagagcagtGCGAGCTGGTGGAGAGGGCGAcaaaggaaggggggggggcaggaggcggaggacgggGAGAAACCAAGGCAGACACTGACTTCTCCCTTTGTTCTGTCGTCTGAAAACGCTCACAGCTGGTTCAGAGCAGAGTGTAACACAGCCTTGTGTTACTGTCTCATCGTAGCCCTGCCAAGTGTCCGTGGCGTCAGATGCCGCACACAATGCAATACTATACTGGACCGATTGTGTTTCACCGCTTGTATTTCTCCGGGCATGAAATGTAACACTGTATACAAAGCACCGCCTGTTGCCAGTCAAGACATTTATGCATGTTTAGTCATGATTAGAAGCTGATTTTTACAAGACGTAACACAATCTGCTGCCGGGGTCCTGGAGTCTGTTCATCAGCCGCGGGATCGATGCACATTTCAGGTCATCTTCCTCAGCGTTAATCatattttttaagaaaagtcTGCAAAAAAACGTGCGTCTCCTCTTTGCCTCCAGCATCTCCAGATGACTGTTCAGGCTCTTCAGGATGAGCTGAGGATCCAGAGGGACCTGAACCAACTGCTCCAGCAAGACCCCGCCAGCCAAGGGAGGGACCTCGCCCTGACGTCCGAGCCCACGGAGGAGAACTACCGCCGGCTGCACGGCGAGCACGAGAGGCAGGCAAAAGAGCTCTTCCTGCTGAGGAAGAccctggaggagatggagctcAGGATCGATACGCAGAAACAAACTCTTGGAGCCCGAGACGAGTCCATCAAAAAACTTCTGGAGATGCTGCAGAGTAAAGGTGCATTTACCCAACAGAGACTCATTgatatagatttttttaaaatgcttttgcACGTGCTTTGTCATGTTGACAGAGGTGGTTTGCTTTGTGTGTCAGGGCCATCTGCCAAGGCGTCGGAGGAAGACCAGGAGAGGACCAGGAGGCTGGCCGATGCAGAGATGCACCGGCATCACCTGGAGAGTTTACTGGACCAGAGAGACCGAGAGATAACCGCACTAAGAGAGGTATCTCCCTCTTAATCATGTTACTTTCCTTCTTCATCTGTTTGACGCGTAACTGAACATTCCTGAAATGTGCTTCACGTCTGatccagcaggagctgcaccgCCGATACGAAGGAACCCCCGAGTCCACCAAGACCAAGGCTCTGCAGACCGTCATCGACATGAAGGTCAGTGTGTGCAGATAGaagtttgcgtgtgtgtgtgtgtgttttttgaggTGTTTGGTCACATCGTGCTTTGTGTATTAACACACCCAGGACGCAAAAATCAACTCAATGGAGCGGAGCCTGagggacatggaggaggagctcctGATGATGAAGTCTAACGGTCTCCTCAGCTGCGAGGAGCGTCAAGAGGAGATGAAGCAGATGGAGGTGTACCGCAGTCACACCAAGTTCATGAAGAACAAGGTGAGAGGCAGCGGGGCCACGGTCGAGTCTGCCGAGCAGCTAAATGTCAAACATAAATCCCCATCCTCTCTCATTTGCCGTTCTCAGATGGAACAGGTGAAGCAGGACCTCTCCAGGAAAGACACGGAGCTGCTCGGGCTGCAGACTAAACTGGAGACGCTCACCAACCAGTTCTCAGACAGCAAGCAGCACATCGAAGTCCTGAAGGAGTCCCTCACCGCCAAAGAGCAGCGTGCCGCCATCCTGCAGACAGAGGTGCGTGTCGGTGCTAAATGGAAAGCTGAGATCAGCAGGTGCTTTTGGTGGAACAATCGGACAGACGGTTTAAAGTTGTTCGCCCTTTCCTGACCAGGTGGACGCTTTGCGTCTCCgcctggaggagaaggaagcGACGCTCAACAAGAAGAGCAAGCAGATCCAAGAGATGTCCGAAGAGAAGGGAACCCTCAACGGGGAAATTCACGATCTCAAGGACATGCTGGAGGTTAAGGAGCGCAAAGTCAACGTGCTACAAAAGAAGGTTAAAAACAGCCAAGTGTTATCCTCAAGACCCGTGTGGGGATTGTGTTTGTGAACTATTTCTGAAGTGCGGAGGCTTGTTTTCTTTCCCCTGGTGATCGCTGTGCTTGCTGCAGATTgagaacctgcaggagcagctgagggacaAAGAGAAGCAGATGAGCAGCCTGAAGGAGAGAGTGAAGTCCCTGCAGGCGGACACCTCCAACACCGACACTGCTCTCACCACACTAGAAGAGTCTCTTGCGGAAAAGGTGAAAATACAACGACATAAAGAGTTTTGGTGTATCCACCGTAGTTCAGTTACCTCCATGAAGGAACCTTGTGTGATCGTTTCCTCCACACCTCTGCAGGAGCGCATCATCGAGCGTCTAAAGGAGCAGCGAGACCGAGACGACCGGGAGAAGACGGAGGAGCTTGACCGGAACAAGAAGgacctgaaggagctgaaggagagaCTGAGTTTACTGCAGGGAGACCTGTCAGACAGAGAGGTGAGAAACAGTCACAGCTGTTGGCAAACTCCTGTCTGCTGTGATTcttatctttttgtttttttttttctcactctggTGCCGTGTTAGTTTATTAAGATGGAACTCATTCATCTGtgcttgtttatttgtgtgtgtttgtgtttgtgtttgtgtgcctaGACCTCTCTGTTGGACCTGAAGGAGCACGCATCCTCTCTGGCCTCCTCGGGGCTGAAGAAAGATTCCAAACTCAAGAGTCTAGAAATCACCTTGgagcagaagagagaggagtgCCTCAAACTGGAGAACCACCTTAAAAGAGTGAGATATTTCAACCTCAGTAAACCTCTACAGGTCATCATGGTGATGTTGATATTTCTTCCGTTATGGTTTTTCTGTTAATGTTTGCTCTGTTAAATGACTTTTTGGGTTTGGAAAAGCACAGCGGTCAGCAAGTTTagaaacttgaacttgaactttaatttgttttttttgagctCTGATGGTGGCTGTCTGGAAGCTAAAGAAATTGATTGTGGAAAACCAGGAAGAACATTCctttcttattttgttttcacCAAAAAATGCCTGTACAAGTTTACGTTATTTGTGAGAATTGAGCtttatctgaaaaaaatgctgcagctaAATGTTGAGTTCAAATTACCAGTGGCAAGTCGGCATCCTGGTTTCCTAATTTATTCaatgcagaaacaaaaaagtgtctttttttttttttttttaagaataagATCAATTTCACAACTTCCTCATTCAAGAAACTGAAAGGAAGTGAAGCATGTAGAAGGAATGTCTCTGAAATAGCTTGAGGTTTGAAGATAAGCCAATCTTACAGAATCTGAATTTGTTGTCTGTTTTAGGAATTCTAGACACATAAAAGTTTCTTAGCCCAgtgacagatttatttttccaaaacaaaaacattttctcaaataTCAAATTACAGTAAAAGATATTCTTTACATCTGTAGTTGTAATGTTGCTTTCTGTGGTATTTAAAGCTCTCGGACATCATTAAATATGTGCAGATTTGCTCTTAATTACGTCCACAACGAATCCGCTCCTTTCTAATGTTGCTGCTGAGCCGATTCCTgaccagcttctcctcctccggcaGGCTCAGAACGCGGCGCTGGAAGCTCAGGCCAACACCGAACTGGCAGAGCGCATTAAAAACCTCGAGCAGGAAGTGGCCCGCCACAGAGAGGACTCTGGGAAGGCGCAGGCCGAGGTCGACCGCCTCCTGGAGATTCTGCGGGAAATGGAGAATGAAAAGAACGACAAGGACAAGAAGATCAGTGAGCTGGAGAGGTGGGTCGAGATATGGACGCGTGTATTGTTGAATATCCAAACACAGTGAAGAGAAGCACTCTTCTCCTAATTGCCAACACCAGAGTGTTACAGCAGAGCCGATTCTTCTCGATCCTTGCTTGTTTTCTTGGTCTGAGTCTGCTTTTCTCTCTATTGCTCTCTTATCTTTACACTGGAAAACTCTCCTCCCATCAGTTTGGCCTCCAGGTTAGTGTTTAAActttcctcctcccccctgacCGTCACATCCTTTTCTCTTTGTTCCCCTCTCACATTTCATCCCCTCGGTTTGCCTGCACCTCTCTTCAGAGTGCGTGGAGCCGCAAGGGATTGTCTCGTCCCGACATATTGAACTCTTTGTTTCTTAGACTCATTTTTCCACATCGgcctcttattttattttattttttttcttcttttctttttcaccctGACTTGAATCAAAGACCGACTGTCTGAAAAACTTACCAAAGACAGTCAGTTGAGCTGCAGATGCAGCTGTCGAGTTTATTTAAAGAAAGAGCAGTctggtggttttttttcctgtgtgaatATTCATGTTTGACTGGGAAGCACCTCATAGCAGTGAGATTGAAACAGTCATAATGGGGCAAAAACTGAGCCATAGTGCATTGATACGGAAAGGGCTtgtttctggatttttttttttatcttaactCTTTAGTGACAGTATTGTTAACCCTGCGCCCTCCTGCGTCTGCTGGACTCCCTGCAGGCAAATGAAAGACCAGTCGAAAAAAGTGGCGACCCTGAAGCAcaaggagcaggtggagaagagCCGCAACGCCCGACTGATGGAGGAGGCCAGGAAGAGGGAGGACAACCTGTCTGAGAACTCCCAGCAGGTGAAGGTGAGGAATGCGCCTCTCCTGGGGGAACGTGCGCGCCCCGCGGGAACGGCCGGCCCGCGTTCGCCcagttaaagcaaaaaaaaaaaaaaaaaaaacacttttatcacTTTCAGGACACTTTGCGGCAGAAGTCGGAGCGCatcgaggagctggaggaggccctgAGGGAGAGCGTTCAAATCACGGCGGAGCGAGAGATGGTGCTCGCACAGGAGGAGGCTGCCAGATCACACCAGGAGAAACAGGTGCagagccttcacacacacacacacgcacgcatgcacgcacgcacacacatgcatgacaAAGCAGTATTATTCAAGCCACAAGTACACGCGTATCTAAACTTGTATATTCTCGGATAAAGACGCCGCCTTCACTTGGTGTGATTTTTATCACCTTCTTTGCTGCCTCTGTTGAGttgttcttcctctcctcctcctcctccctgttctcctcctcctgcgtcCTCAGTTCTTTTATCTTTGCTTGTCGTtttctcttgttctctctccGCTACACACCGCCTCTCTGAAGCACTCACTCAAACCAATGCATGAGTCCAACCTCGCCCACATTAAGTGGTCTAAGGTATGAGCCCAGTATGTGTGACCTCCATCAGTGAGCAGCCCCCCCCGCCTCAGAGAGGGTGGACACAATAAAAGCAACACTCTTTTAAGTTCACGCAGTCGCGAGCAACAACCCTGCAAATGCGCTGTCCAGTAAAGTTTGGCTGTTTGTGGTGGATTTGAGTCTAATGTTGTTGGACTGTATCTTTTCGTGAAGCTCTCCCTCCAGAAAATTGTAACTTTGAATCGAGGTTTTCTtgctaaattaaaaaattaaacgTTGTGCAAATTTTCTCCTTTAAAacggctggaaaaaaaaaacaaacatgcatgcaACATCACATCGCACCCGCCGGTGTTACACAACATCTGTTCTGTTGTAGTTCTGAAGGGTCACACTAGAGTTAAAAAGTGGCCGAAAGTTTTGCACAGCAGTGGGGACGGACCCTCTGACGTTGGgtgaaaccagcagaagaaaatCCCCGAGCAGGTGGCTTTATGCGCATAGAGAAAGATGCTTACATGTTCTTTTGCAGTCGTCACATTGTCTCAGAGCTGCAGTGATTACTGCTGATTTGTTTTGCAACATTGTCATCAATAATTtgttacacacaaaaaaaaaatcttgagtaaaaaaaaaaacaaaaaaacactgcagcagttaTTGTATTTATCATATCCATCAGTGTCATATGTGAAATTGGctgcaaaacaaaatgttttctctgcaaTGAATTCAACAAGCTCCTGGAGGGATTGGCcttgtgttgcttttgtttccagcctgattattttatttctttttcaaacctGATCTTTGCTCGTAAAATAATGCTCATGTGGTGGTCTGGTCATGCATCAAAATGACACTTAAACCGGTGATTGTGAAGGAGTCGTTCACTCTTGCTCCGCAAGTTGTGATTAAAGTGCATACTTATGTGAATATCAGGTGAATTAAATGTGATCCTGGAGTTTCTTGATCTAGAATACTTTACTCagatgatatttatttatttatttttttaattctttcacTGATGGAATCTTCAATggattgtggtgtgtgtgtgtgtgttcccagatggaggagctgctgggggcCATGGAGAAGGTGAAGCAGGAGCTGGAGTCCATGAGGGCCAAGCtgtcctccacccagcagtccCTGTGTGAGAAAGAAGCGCACCTCACAACCCTGCGAGCTGAACGCaggaaacacctggaggaggTGCTGGAAATGAAGTaagagacgcacacacacacacacacacacacacgcgcacacacacacacacacacacacagagcagggtGACACAGACACCGGATTATTGATCACTTCCGTAATCTTGTAAAATGTCATCCAGCTCTGGCGTCCGCCAGCTGGCAGGCTGATGTTATATGCACTGAATTATAAATGACCATCGAGTAATTCACCCTGTGGGTAAACCGTCTCTCCAACCCGGCAGGCAGGAGGCGCTGCTGGCCGCGATCAGCGAGAAGGACGCGAACATTGCACTACTGGAGCTGTCGTCctcgaagaagaagaagacgcaGGACGAGGTGTCTCAGCTGAAGCGGGAGAAGGACCGACTGGTGCAGCAGCTCAAGCAGCAGGTGAGGAAGAAACCTCCAGACCGACGTGTTGCTGCTGTTCAGTCAGCGTCCGGACGACGGCGTGCGGCCACCAACATCCGATGGCGTTCTCCGTGACCTTTTTCTCCTTCCCTCTTTGATTGACAGACTCAGAACAGGATGAAGCTGATGGCGGATAACTACGAGGACGATCACCTGAAGACTGCACCTGATCACACCAATCACAAGCCCTCTCCAGATCAGGTAGTCTCACCAACCACCGGCCGTCACTcacttttccttcagctgaaaAACCTATCTCAGAGCGAGCTGAACGTCTTTCTTGTTGGTATTACCTACTAACCGAATGTTCCTTCCTAACGCTGCGGTCGGCTAACGTTGTGGCTAAACAGGATGATGAGGAGGGTATCTGGGCGTAGCCCGTCTTTtgccctccccccctctctctcagcCATTTTGTTCAGAAGGGTGAGCTCGTGTGAAAGACCCGGAGCCGTCACGTCTCTCTTTGTCGCATCACCGGCACATGTTCTCATCTGTCATTCGTTCGTGACGTCCACTTTGTCATTTCACGTGTCTCATTGTGATGCTGACAAACGCGTCTTTGTCTGACCTCACGCCGCCGCTGATCCATCGTACCGGCTcatatgttttttgtttttttgtggctggGGATCAGTGtttcgtttgtgtgtgtgtgttttttgtgtatttacCCCAATCTGAAGCTTTGCAGCTTTGCATGCTGATGCTAATAATTCGCTTCTCATATTGCGGGCCACACAGTTTTAACTTTGGTGTAATgagtcactttaaaaaaaactcaaaattgaATTGTGAACTTTAATATCTACAGTACAGAAAGCTGGCTCTGATGTGAGACGGTGATGGATTCACATGCATGAATACATGCATGAATAtggttgtgattttttttttctcccccctttcagtgaaatatttgttgtgaattttttttttttaatgtgttgcaTGTTCTTTCGTTCTATCCCACCATCAAAACTTGTATCGCAACATTTCCTCCGTTGACATTTCTGACACTCTCCTCTCTTTCGCAGATGATCCCCCCTCTTCTCGCCCTGTCTCAGAACCGCAGCAAGCTGAAGCTCTACATCGCCCACCTCACGGACCTCTGCCACGACCGGGACCCCAGCATCCTCAGCCAGCTCACGCCGCCCTCTCACTACCACCACAGCGACCCCGACGACTGGGAGAAGGAGCTCCAGAAGATGAGTGTCGAACAGGTAGAAGGAGGGCTCGATTTCCGTCTGAACACCACGGCAGCTCATACCTGGAACCGAGTATTagaatatatataatataatcgAGAATTACCTTTAAAATCCGAATCTTTCTGTCCTGGTTGCAGCTGGAGCGAGAGCTGGAGGTGTGTGAGAAGGAGAGCGGGGAGCTGCAGGAGTATGCCAactccgtcctccagcagatCGCGGACTACTGCCCCGACATCCTGGAGCAGGTCGTCAACGCCCTGGAGGAGTCGTGCTGACAACTCTGAACCTCAGACGCAACCCGGCTGGGCCCAGGTGCCTCTACCTCCACCCCGACACAAGGCTCCTGGACGGGAAGGGAGGGACTCCGGTCCTCCTGTGCCCCCCCTCATCCACCCTGCGACAAACTCTCAGGGCCCGAGTGCTTTCCTGTCCCAGAGCCTGAGCTGGCTGATTCGCATGTGGACTGGTAAACGGAAAATAAAATTTAATGTAGATGTGCAAACCTCTGCACAAAGTCTTGGAGTCTACTGCCAACCTTCTTCTCCTGAGATGAAGCACAGATACCTTCTCGCTCTTTCACCCTCGATTTAAATGGTCTGGCTGGCTACAGGGCAGGAGGGCACTCGTCACCCCGGAGAGCTGGGGAGCTGCTACATCTGGAGGGGGGCGAGGAGGAGCGGAGTCCAGAGAGGCCGCTTCACAGAGCCGTGCAGACGCTCGTTTTATAACCTAGTCAGCGTTACTGCTCATGAGATAATgctttttaaccaaaaaaaataaaaataaatcagtcaaTGCAGCATATTGTGGACCTGAGCTGTCGATCCGTCCGGAGAGCTCAGGTCAGGCTGAAggtacttgtgtgtgtgtgtgtgtgtgtgtgtgtgtgtgtgtgtgtgtgtgtgtgtgttgtgtgtgtgtgtgtgtgtgtgtgtgtgtgtgtgtgtgtgtgtgtgtgtgtgtgtgtgtgtgtgtgtgtgtgtgtgtgtgtgtgtgtgtgtgtgtgtgtgtgtgtgtgtgtgtgtgtgtgtgtgtgtgtgtgtgtgtgtgtgtgtgtgtgtgtgtgtgtgtgtgtgtgtgtgtggtctgtgaCTGGATCACTGGCATTAGAGGGGGATCAAGGCCTGACCTTTGACTCATGATCAAACATCAGATTTTAGTTATGTTCTCAATGGATGAGAGAgaggacttaaaaaaaacaaagagagagaaaagaataagaaaaacaacaaacaaagcttttattgttgGTGATGTGTTATTTTTTAGATGGTTTTGCACACTTGACGTCCACTTGTTTATGAGGTATGCAATGTTTCTTTTGAGAACGTTCTAGTGGCCTTGGAGCATGCACAGAGATCAGTACTGGACCTAAAGCAGGGATCGATGTTCCTCTGTAACACTGGTGCTAAGGCATGATGTAAGAATCTCCAATCTGATCCGCCGACCATCCAGACTCATCCAAAGTTTCTAAAGATGTTACTTAAAGCCCACCTGACCTTTTACTTTGACTGAATCGCCGCCGAAATCGAGCGATTTCCCCACTCCCTCCCTaccttttttatatttttccagATCACTTTCAAAGTGATGCCTCCGTTGTAATTTTTTGAACTCTTCAGGGCTGAGGTTTTTAATTACTAAGTGCATCTACATTTACAGGAAAACGAAAGTCACTTTTCAGCAGATTTTTGACTTTTTAAGATCAGTTTGTAAATAACGTGGTACTTAAAAACACGTACAGTGACTGAATAAAGGTGATTAAGTGGAAGGTGTTGTGCATtcattaagacaaaaaaaaaaaaaacaattctgaaaAGTTCCAAGCAGTgcagtttgtctttttgtgtctaaTTTTGTCTCCCAAggacaaaatgtgtgtttgtgacagtACTGCCATAACTTGCGGAAAGTCATGTTCTATAgagataaatatatatatgaatataatacatataaatatataaaatgtttACTGTATCGATATGCATTGAATGTTTGCACAGAATCTGAAGAGCGGACCGCTCGTGAACAAAAATGAGCGTGGAGTTTAAGTGTCCTCAGCAGATACATGAGGAAagaagtgtcaaaaaaaaaaagaaaagaaactaaaaCAAACTTGTGTCAAAATAACGTGTgaaattcaaatgttttcaaaccGTGACTGTGTGATGGGAGAGTACTTTTCTGCATTCATTTTCGaataattgtctttttttttttttatagatttgtAAATGTATTATCCTGAGATTCAATGTTGTCAGCTTTCGGTTTCTTCCTCTCttgatgtctgttttgtgtgtttttt
Above is a window of Salarias fasciatus chromosome 7, fSalaFa1.1, whole genome shotgun sequence DNA encoding:
- the LOC115392504 gene encoding ELKS/Rab6-interacting/CAST family member 1 isoform X6; translation: MYGSARSVGRGDANHSAGRDAGGTGSQGSGRSPRLPRSPRMGHRRTNSTGGSGGGPGGAGGKTLSMENIQSLNAAYATSGPMYLSDNEVAMAGDHLPKSGGTVTTMGRQRVTYGSRGSSSGVVAASTPNISTSVPANAVLPAGMMAGDALAFGDHHMASTVPHSLRQARDNTILDLQAQLKEVLRENEMLRREVEVKESKLSSSMNSIKTFWSPELKKERALRKDEVSKITVWKEQYRVIQDEAQHLQMTVQALQDELRIQRDLNQLLQQDPASQGRDLALTSEPTEENYRRLHGEHERQAKELFLLRKTLEEMELRIDTQKQTLGARDESIKKLLEMLQSKGPSAKASEEDQERTRRLADAEMHRHHLESLLDQRDREITALREELHRRYEGTPESTKTKALQTVIDMKDAKINSMERSLRDMEEELLMMKSNGLLSCEERQEEMKQMEVYRSHTKFMKNKMEQVKQDLSRKDTELLGLQTKLETLTNQFSDSKQHIEVLKESLTAKEQRAAILQTEVDALRLRLEEKEATLNKKSKQIQEMSEEKGTLNGEIHDLKDMLEVKERKVNVLQKKIENLQEQLRDKEKQMSSLKERVKSLQADTSNTDTALTTLEESLAEKERIIERLKEQRDRDDREKTEELDRNKKDLKELKERLSLLQGDLSDRETSLLDLKEHASSLASSGLKKDSKLKSLEITLEQKREECLKLENHLKRAQNAALEAQANTELAERIKNLEQEVARHREDSGKAQAEVDRLLEILREMENEKNDKDKKISELERQMKDQSKKVATLKHKEQVEKSRNARLMEEARKREDNLSENSQQVKDTLRQKSERIEELEEALRESVQITAEREMVLAQEEAARSHQEKQMEELLGAMEKVKQELESMRAKLSSTQQSLCEKEAHLTTLRAERRKHLEEVLEMKQEALLAAISEKDANIALLELSSSKKKKTQDEVSQLKREKDRLVQQLKQQTQNRMKLMADNYEDDHLKTAPDHTNHKPSPDQMIPPLLALSQNRSKLKLYIAHLTDLCHDRDPSILSQLTPPSHYHHSDPDDWEKELQKMSVEQLERELEVCEKESGELQEYANSVLQQIADYCPDILEQVVNALEESC
- the LOC115392504 gene encoding ELKS/Rab6-interacting/CAST family member 1 isoform X8, encoding MYGSARSVGRGDANHSAGRDAGGTGSQGSGRSPRLPRSPRMGHRRTNSTGGSGGGPGGAGGKTLSMENIQSLNAAYATSGPMYLSDNEVAMAGDHLPKSGGTVTTMGRQRVTYGSRGSSSGVVAASTPNISTSVPANAVLPAGMMAGDALAFGDHHMASTVPHSLRQARDNTILDLQAQLKEVLRENEMLRREVEVKESKLSSSMNSIKTFWSPELKKERALRKDEVSKITVWKEQYRVIQDEAQHLQMTVQALQDELRIQRDLNQLLQQDPASQGRDLALTSEPTEENYRRLHGEHERQAKELFLLRKTLEEMELRIDTQKQTLGARDESIKKLLEMLQSKGPSAKASEEDQERTRRLADAEMHRHHLESLLDQRDREITALREELHRRYEGTPESTKTKALQTVIDMKDAKINSMERSLRDMEEELLMMKSNGLLSCEERQEEMKQMEVYRSHTKFMKNKMEQVKQDLSRKDTELLGLQTKLETLTNQFSDSKQHIEVLKESLTAKEQRAAILQTEVDALRLRLEEKEATLNKKSKQIQEMSEEKGTLNGEIHDLKDMLEVKERKVNVLQKKIENLQEQLRDKEKQMSSLKERVKSLQADTSNTDTALTTLEESLAEKERIIERLKEQRDRDDREKTEELDRNKKDLKELKERLSLLQGDLSDRETSLLDLKEHASSLASSGLKKDSKLKSLEITLEQKREECLKLENHLKRAQNAALEAQANTELAERIKNLEQEVARHREDSGKAQAEVDRLLEILREMENEKNDKDKKISELESLASRQMKDQSKKVATLKHKEQVEKSRNARLMEEARKREDNLSENSQQVKDTLRQKSERIEELEEALRESVQITAEREMVLAQEEAARSHQEKQMEELLGAMEKVKQELESMRAKLSSTQQSLCEKEAHLTTLRAERRKHLEEVLEMKQEALLAAISEKDANIALLELSSSKKKKTQDEVSQLKREKDRLVQQLKQQTQNRMKLMADNYEDDHLKTAPDHTNHKPSPDQDDEEGIWA